The Devosia sp. MC521 genome segment GCGATCATCACCATGAGCTTGCTGTCGCTGATCGCAACCTTCAATTCGTTCGACATCATCTGGATCTTGACGCAGGGCGGTCCGTCCAACTCGACGACCACAATGATCATCGACACCTACAAGACTGCAATTGGTAGCCGCAAATACGGCGAAGGCGCAGCGCGTGCTGTGGTGATCTCTATCTTCGTGATTGCCTTCTGCCTCGTCTACTTCCGTGCCGTTCGTAAGCTCCAGCAGGGAGAAGCCAAATGAGTGACGTCGCTCGCACCACCGAAGTCGCGGCTGTCGACAGCCCTGCAACCGTCAAGCCAAAGCGTGTAAAACTTCGCTCTTCAAAGCCGATGATCGACCGCTACAAATGGTACGAGATCGCGTCGCTCTACGCTGGTATTGCCGTGTTCTTGTTCTTCGTCCTGGCGCCCTTCATTGAAGGGTTCCTTGTCTCGCTCAAGCCGCTCTCGCAGCTGTTCTCGACGCCGTATAGCTTCATCCCGAAGAACGGCTCGTTCGACGCCTACTTCACCATGTGGAAGTCTGTGCCGGCCCTAGGCATGCACATCTTCAATTCGTTCTTCATCTCCACAGTCGTCACCATTGTGGTGATCGCGGTGGTGGTGCCTGCGGCCTATGCCTTCGCCCGCTTCCCGTTCACCGGGTCGGCAATGCTGCTGGGTGCGTTCTTGGCCGTGAACATGTTCTCGGGTGCAGTTCTGCTCATCCCGCTGTTCCGTCTGATGCGCGGCCTGGGCCTGCTGAACACTTACTGGGCGATGATTGTGCCGGGTGCGGCCTTCCTCATCCCGTCCTCCATCTGGCTGCTGCGTACCTATATGATGCGCATTCCCAAGGAGCTGGACGAAGCCGCATGGGTCGATGGCGCAAGCCGTCTCTACACCCTGCGCCGTGTCATCCTGCCATTGGCTATGCCGGGCATTGTTGTGGTCGCCATCATGACCTTCATCGGTGCTTATGCGCAGCAGTTCATCTTCGCGCTGACCTTCAACTCCAAGACCGAATTCATGCCGCTGCCAGTTGGCCTCTTCGCCTTCTTCGGCAAGCAGGAAGTCATCTGGAACGAGTTGATGGCTGCGTCCTTCATCGGAATTCTGCCGGTCATGATCGTCATCGTGTTCCTGCAGCGATATCTCGTCGCCGGCCTCACAGCTGGTGCCGTGAAACAGTAACTATGGGCGAAGGGGCCCATTTTTAAGGGAGACTAATATGCTGAAGACATCTGGTTTGCTTGCTGCATCCCTGCTGGCTGTGGCCGTTGCCACACCCGCTGCCTATGCGCAGGACAAAGAAATCACTTTCATCA includes the following:
- a CDS encoding carbohydrate ABC transporter permease, yielding MIDRYKWYEIASLYAGIAVFLFFVLAPFIEGFLVSLKPLSQLFSTPYSFIPKNGSFDAYFTMWKSVPALGMHIFNSFFISTVVTIVVIAVVVPAAYAFARFPFTGSAMLLGAFLAVNMFSGAVLLIPLFRLMRGLGLLNTYWAMIVPGAAFLIPSSIWLLRTYMMRIPKELDEAAWVDGASRLYTLRRVILPLAMPGIVVVAIMTFIGAYAQQFIFALTFNSKTEFMPLPVGLFAFFGKQEVIWNELMAASFIGILPVMIVIVFLQRYLVAGLTAGAVKQ